The genomic window GCACTTGACGGCAGCGTCGCCGATAATAAGGCCGCCGACTATCGACACGGCACTGCCGACAGCCTTTGGCAGCCTGATGCCTGCTTCCTTCAGCACTTCAAGCAGGAGGGTTATTATTATCACCTCGACACCGAGGGGGAACTGGGAGGATTCCTCGGCGGAGTAGAGGTTCAAAAGCAGTTTGAAAGCAAAGCTCTCCGGCTCGAAGACTGCCGCTGCATACAGACCCGGGAAAAGCGTTGCGAGGAAGAATGCGAGGTATTTGAGCCACCTGATAAACGACACATAGACAGGCTTGCCTGCAAGGTCGTCGGGGGTGAGGAAGGCTTCTGAAAAGAGGGTGGGTACGATCATCGCAAAGGGCGTGCCGTCGATAAGTATCGCTATCCTGCCCTCGGTGAGGGCTGTGCAGACTGTGTCGGGGCGCTCGGTCAGGCGTGAGGGGCAAAAGAGCGTATTAGGGTAGCCCTTTTCCACAAACGGGCGGACATATCCGCTTGAAAGCACGGCGTCAAGCCTTATGCTGTTTATCCGTGAGCGGAGCTTACTTACAGCCCTTTCGCTTGCACGCCCCTTTATATAGGCGATGCACACGTCTGTCTTTGAAAGTTTGCCTGCCCTTAGCATCTCAAAGCGCAGTCTGGGCGTTTTGAGCCTTCTCCGCACAAGTGTGATGCTGACACGGACGTTTTCCGTAAAAGCCTCCTGAGGGCCGTAGACCGTCTGGTCGGAGACAGGGTTTGACACGCTGCGTGATGCAAACATCTGCG from Ruminococcus sp. NK3A76 includes these protein-coding regions:
- a CDS encoding spore germination protein, whose protein sequence is MDSTKNAFPPSVRSALDMIKDLTGGTCELNTATYHVAGKEVAVISAEGLSGALMQSEMLNSAFITAAAQPVKSGDELIDLIFGTLLVSPDKTLITLIDDGLIRLFSGYTLIIADGSSRVIAFGTQMFASRSVSNPVSDQTVYGPQEAFTENVRVSITLVRRRLKTPRLRFEMLRAGKLSKTDVCIAYIKGRASERAVSKLRSRINSIRLDAVLSSGYVRPFVEKGYPNTLFCPSRLTERPDTVCTALTEGRIAILIDGTPFAMIVPTLFSEAFLTPDDLAGKPVYVSFIRWLKYLAFFLATLFPGLYAAAVFEPESFAFKLLLNLYSAEESSQFPLGVEVIIITLLLEVLKEAGIRLPKAVGSAVSIVGGLIIGDAAVKCGIISAPLLILVGLTATSSFVIPELSQQTSVMRIVFILAGSLAGMYGLACALLLMLANICAMDELSLCYTSPVIPLDKRRLTSVFWQKPPAGGAADD